A portion of the Anser cygnoides isolate HZ-2024a breed goose chromosome 29, Taihu_goose_T2T_genome, whole genome shotgun sequence genome contains these proteins:
- the LOC136787358 gene encoding olfactory receptor 14C36-like, whose protein sequence is MCNSSSITKFLLLAFADTRELQLLHFALFLGIYLAALLGNGVIITVVACDHRLHTPMYFFLLNLALLDLGCISTSVPKAMANFLWNTRAISYPGCAAQFFLLVFLISAESSLLTIMAYDRYIAICKPLHYGSLLGTRACATMAAAAWGSGFLHAVLHTANTFSLPLCCGNSLNQFFCEIPQILKLSCSDSYLREVQVLVVSAFLFGVCFVFIALSYVQIFRAVLRIPSQQGRHKAFSTCLPHLAVVSLFMSTIMFAHLKPPSISSPSLDLVLAVLYAVVPPAVNPLIYSMRNQELKNAIWKLMTTDTDSVIECNLSEYADDTKLGGAVDTLEGRDDMQVDLDRLERFSCENLMRFPKAKCKVLQLDLGNRKHNYRLGGEWLESSSEEKDLGCWWMRSSTCAGNGSLVVIGNLPHYVR, encoded by the exons ATGTgtaacagcagctccatcaccaagttcctcctcctggcattcgcagacacgcgggagctgcagctcctgcacttcgcgctcttcctgggcatctacctggctgccctcctaGGCAATGGGGTCATCATCACAGtcgtagcctgcgaccaccgtctccacacccccatgtacttcttcctcctcaacctcgccctcctcgacctgggctgcatctctacttctgtccccaaagccatggccaatttcCTCTGgaacaccagggccatttcctacccaggatgtgctgcacagttCTTTTTGCTAGTCTTTTTGATTTCAGCAGAATCatctcttctcaccatcatggcctacgaccgctacattgccatctgcaagcccctgcactacgggagcctcctgggcaccAGAGCCTGTGccaccatggcagcagctgcctggggcagtggctttctccacgctgtgctgcacactgccaatacattttcactgcctCTCTGCTGTGGCAATTCCCTcaaccagttcttctgtgaaatcccccagatcctcaagctctcctgctcagactcctaCCTAAGGGAAGTTCAAGTTCTTGTGGTTAGTGCTTTTCTATTTggggtttgctttgttttcattgctctgtcctatgtgcagatcttcagggccgtgctgaggattccctcccagcagggacggcacaaagccttttccacgtgcctccctcacctggctgtggtctccctctttatGAGCACCATCATGTTTGcccacctgaagcccccctccatatcctccccttccctggacctggtgctgGCAGTCCTGTATgcagtggtgcctccagcagtgaaccccctcatctacagcatgaggaaccaggagctcaagaatGCCATATGGAAACTGATGACCAC TGACACGGACAGTGTGATTGAGTGCAATCTCAGCGAGtatgctgatgacaccaagctgggtggtgcagtcgatacactggagggaagggatgatatgcaggtggacctggacaggcttgagagatTTTCCTGtgagaacctcatgaggttcccaaaggccaagtgcaaggtcctgcagctggaTTTGGGCAATCGCAAGCACAACTACcggctgggtggagaatggctagagagcagctctgaggagaaggacctggggtgttggtggatgagaagctcaacctGTGCCGGAAAT GGGTCTCTGGTGGTCATCGGTAATCTTCCTCACTATGTTCGTTAG